The window GTCGAAGCCGGCCTCGTCGAGGGCCGCGGTGATCCATGGGAGGGTGTGGTTGACCTGGTGGTCGCCGCGCTGCTCCGGCCGGTGCAGGAAGTTCTCCGACAGCACGAAGACGCCGCCCGGTCGGACCGCCTCGCCGATCGAACGCAGGGCCGCCCGGTAGCGGGAGTCGTCGGTGATGTGGAAGAGCATGTCCATGGCGGAGACCACGTCGAACGACGCGGGATCGAGGGCTCCGCGGGGGTCGGCGATGTCGAGCTGGAGGAAGTGGGCGCTCGGGAAGCGGTCGCGCAGACGGCGCACTGCCGCCTCGGTGAGGTCGCAACCGAGGATCGACTTGGCGCCGAGCTCCTGCCAGCGGCGGACGTAGAAGCCGGTGCCGGAGCCGACGTCGAGGACCCGGGCGTCGCGCAGGTCGAGGCCGAGCGTGGCTACCTCGCGGCGGAAGCCCTCGGCGCGCACGCGGTACATCCAGATGTTGAACGCGCGGCCGAGCTGCTTGTATCCGACACCGCTCTCGGTCCAGTCGGACTGGAGGCGGCTTTCCCAGAACTCCTTGAGCTGCGTGTGTTCCTTCATCGCACCGACCCTTGCAGGCGGGTGACTCGGCGTCAATCGACCTGTCCGGGGCCGGTGCGGGAAAGTCGGCTCACGCGTGTGGCACGGGGGTGCCTCCAGGCGCACCGCTCTGGCCGGTGAGGCAGCGGAGCCTGTGAGGCAGTGAGACCGGTGAGGCGGCGGAGCCGGTGAGGCAGTGAGACCGGTGAGGCGGCGGAGCCGGTGAGGCAGTGAGACCGGTGAGGCGGCGGAGCCGGTGAGGCAGTGAGACCGGTGAGGCCTTCGTCGGGGTGGCGACATGCGAGCCGGCGGGCGAACCCGGCGCGCCACCCCCGGCGGGCGGGGGCGGCGCGGTGGGCCGGCGCGCTGCCCCAGCGCGCCGCATGGTGTGCGGGTCCGGGTGCGAGCTCCGGCGCCCCGGATGCGTGCGGGCCCAAGCGCACGGGCCCAGGTGCACGAACCCAGGTGCGTGGGCCCAGGTGCACGGGCCCAGGTGCGTGGGCCCAGGTGCGTGGTCAGGCTGTCGCGGCCACGATGCGGTCGGCGGCCTCAGCGAGCGGGATCTCCGACTTCTCGCCCGTGACCCGGTCACGCAGCTCGACCACGCCCTGGGACAGGCCGCGGCCCACCACGACGATGGTCGGCAGGCCCAGCAGCTCGGCGTCCTTGAACTTGACCCCGGGCGAGACCCCGGCCCGGTCGTCCACGAGGACGCGCACGCCGCGGGACTCCAGCTCGGCGCCGAGCTCCAGTGCGGCCTCCACCTGGTTTTCCTTGCCGGTGCCGACGATGTGGACGTCGGCGGGGGCGACCTCGCGCGGCCACACCAGGCCGAGCTGGTCGTGGCGCTGCTCGGCGATGACGGCGACGGCGCGGGAGACGCCGACGCCGTAGGAGCCCATGGTGATGCGGATGGGCTTGCCGTCGGGGCCGAGGGCGTCGAGGCCGGCGGCATCGGCGTACTTGCGGCCGAGCTGGAAGATGTGGCCGATCTCGATGCCGCGGTCGATCGACAGCGGGGCGGCACAGCGGGGGCAGGGGTCGCCGGTGCGCACCTCGGCGGCCTCGATGGTGCCGTCGGGGACGAAGTCGCGGCCCGCCACGACGTGAGCGGCGTGCTTGCCGGGCTCGTTGGCGCCGGTGACCCAGGAGCTGCCCGTGACGACGCGGGGGTCGACGAGGTAGCGGATGCCGAGGTCGCCCAGCACCTGCGGGCCGATGTAGCCGCGCACCAGGCCGGGGTGCTTGGCGAAGTCCTCGGCCTCGAAGATGGCGGGCTCGCCGGGGGCCAGGGACGCCTCCAGGCGCTTGAAGTCGACCTCACGGTCGCCCGGCACGCCGATCACCAGTGTCTCGACCTTGTCGGAACCGGGGGTGGAGACCTTGACGACGACGTTCTTCAGCGTGTCGGCGGCGGTGATGGACAGGCCGTGGTGCTCGTTGACGTAGGAGACCAGCGTGTCGATCGTCGGGGTGTCGGGGGTGTCGAGGACGCGCACCGCCTCCTGGCCCTCCAGCTCGCGCGCGGGGGGCGGCGTCGTGGTGACGGCCTCGGCGTTGGCGGCGTAGCCGCACGAGTGGCAGGCGACGAAGGTGTCCTCGCCGGTGGGGGTCGGCGCCAGGAACTCCTCGGAGGCCGAGCCGCCCATCGCGCCCGACGTGGCGAACACGATCTTGTAGGTGATGCCGAGCCGGTCGAAGGTGCGGATGTAGGTCTCGCGGTGCTGCTCGTAGGAGCGCTTGAGACCGTCGTCGTCGAGGTCGAAGGAGTAGGAGTCCTTCATGAGGAACTCGCGCCCGCGCAGGATGCCGGCCCGGGGCCTGGCCTCGTCGCGGTATTTGGTCTGGATCTGGTAGAGCGTGACCGGATAGTCCTTGTAGGAGCTGTATTCGCCCTTGACCATGTCGGTGAAGAGCTCCTCATGGGTGGGCCCGAGGAGGTAGTCGGCGCCCTTGCGGTCCTTCAGGCGGAACAGGGTGTCGCCGTATTCGGTCCAGCGGCCGGTCGCCTCGTAGTATTCGCGGGGCAGCAGGGCCGGGAAGAGGACCTCCTGGCCGCCCATGCGGTCCATCTCCTGGCGGACGATGCGCGCGACGTTCTCGAGCACCATCTTGCCGAGGGGCAGCCACGAGTAGATGCCGGGCGCCACCCGTCGGACGTAGCCGGCGCGGACGAGGAGCTTGTGGCTCGGCACTTCCGCGTCTGCCGGGTCGTCCCGCAGGGTGCGAAGAAACAACGACGACATGCGCAGCAACACGGCTACTCCTTGCTCGGGCCTTGATGTGGAGGGTTACAGGCTATCGAGTCGGGAGGGCGGGGCGCGCTGGGTTAACGGTCTCCTGTGGACAAAGGCCCCGGCCGGCGCCCTCCTGTGGACGAAGCCTCTCTGGAGAGCGCGCCCGGCGGGCCAGGCGGGCTCGGCCAAACGGGCTCAGTCGTACAGACTCGGTCGACCGGGTTCAGTCAAGCGGACTCGGCCGCACAGGCTCGGTCGACCGGGCTCAGTCAAGCGGGCTCAGTAAGGCAGGGTCGGTCGACCAGGCTCGGTCAGGCGGGCTCGGTCAAGCGGGCTCGGTCCGGGGGAGACGTCAGGGGTCGAGCGGGAACGACAGGCCCAGGGAGCCCGCCAGGACGGCCGCGAACAGGGTGGCGAGCACGACCGTCACCGCGAGCGCGCACATCCGGGAGCCGGTTGACCTGCGCAGGGCGAGCACCAGTCCGACGGACAGGCTGCCGATCACCAGGGCGGGACCGGGCCAGAACGCCTCCTCGGTCTCGATGAAGCCTGGTGTGGCCCGGTCGACCACGTCGGCGAGCAGCACGCCTCCCACGACGCCCGCCGAGATGTCGCCCCAGTGGTCCTCCCTGCGGGTCACGTACGCGAGCAGGCCGAGGCCGACGAGCACGGCGAGCATCCAGTTGAGCCCGGCCGCGCCGCCGTCCATGACGTCGAAGGTGAACCGCCCGCGCAGCGCGCTCGCGCCCATGGCGGACACCAGCGAGGTGACGGCGGCCAGGAACGTGGCGAGCAGCGCCCAGCCCAGCCCCGAGGCGGTCACTCCGACGAGGAGGGCGAGGACGAAGTAGGCGTAGGGGTCGTAGACCCGGTCGAGCCAGGCGGGACCGAAGCCGGACAGGAGCATGCCGGCGAGCCCGACGACCAGTCCCCCGAGGAAGGCCACGAGCACATGACGTTCGATGGAGCGCTGCCGCCGGTCGTACTCGGCGAAGTCCGCGTAGTCGATCGTTCTCTCGTCCATTTTCATCCCAGGTCTTTTCCTCCCCCTACCTACGGAGAGCAATGACCAGATGGACGCCATGTAACCGTACAAAAAGGACAAGTCTGCACCAGTGTATGACTATCAAGCAATCGCTTGGTAGGCTATCGGCGTGACGGTCACCGACGAGCTGCGCGACGTGGTCCGCTCCTTCCTGTCCGGCCGTCCCGGCGCGCCGTGGGCCGCGTTCGCCGGCGAGCTGGGCGTCGCCGGGCTGGCCGTGCCCGAGGAGTACGGCGGCGCGGGATGCGGAGCGCGGGAGGTGGCCGCGGTCGCCGAGGAGCTCGGCCGGACGCTGTCGCCGCATCCGTTCCTGCAGACGGCCGTCCTCGCCGTGGAGGCGCTCAGGGCCGGGGGCGACGAGGCGGCCATGGCACGGCTGCTGCCCGCCCTGGCCTCCGGGGAGGTGACGGCCACCGTGCTGCTGCCGGGCGAGGCGGAGCTGCGCCTGCGGGACGGCCTGCTCACGGGTTCGGCGCCGTACGCGCTGGAGGGCGAGCTGGTGCTCGCGTACGCCGGCGGACTGCTGGTGGAGGCGGCGCCCACGCGGCGGGTGCCGTACCGGACGATGGACGAGAGCCGGCCGCTGGCCGGGCTGAGCTTCGACCGGGTCCCGGTCCGGCCGGCGGGCAGCGGCGCGGCGTGGGAGCGGGTGCGCGACCTCGGGATCGCCGCCCTGGCGGCGGAGCAGGTCGGCGGCGCTGCGCGCTGCCTGGAGATGGCGACCGGCCACGCCAGGAGTCGCCACCAGTTCGGCCGGCCGATCGGGTCCTTCCAGGCGATCAAGCACAAGCTGGCCGACCTGCTGCTGCTCGTGGAGTCGGCCCACTCGGCGGCGCTCGCCGCGGCGGAGCCGGGCGACGAACTGGCGACCTACGCCGCGATCGCGGGCTCCTACTGCTCCGAGGCGTACCTGGCGGCGGCGGGCGAGAACATCCAGGTCCACGGCGGGATCGGAGTGACCTGGGAGCACCCCGCGCACCGCTACTTCAAGCGGGCGACCTCCGACGCGCAGCTCTTCGGGCCGCCGCGGGCCCATCGCGTGCGACTGGAGGCACGCGTCCTCTGACCGCGCTCAGCCGCCGAGCAGGGTCTCCCACGGGTGGCGGGTGTTGGTGCGGCGGGTGGTGTCGAGCGCCTCGGCCAGGCGCCAGAAGGAGTCGGGCCGCTGGCGCACGCGGGCCCTGCCCATGGGGTCGATGGCGCGCAGTTCGACGCGCACGCCCATCACCTCCAGCACGGCGCAGGCGTCGTTGCCGGGCGCGGCCGCCGTGACGAGGCCGGCCTCCTCCAGGTGCTCCCGCAGCAGGGCCGCCACCTCGGAGGCGAAGGGACCGTCGCGCCATTCGAGGTGCCAGCTGTCGTAGCCGCGCCACCAGGTGAGGTCGCGGCACGACTCGATGAAGTCCGCCTCGCCGGACAGCACGGCCATCACCCGGCCCAGGGCCTCGTAGCGGCGGGCGGCCTCGACCGAGAGGTCGTCGTCCCGGGTTCGCGGGACCGGGGCGTCTCGGGACGGCCGTAGCGCGTGCTTTCGCCTCACGAGCATCCACTTTGATCGCGACGGCGCCCTTCCCGCAAGTGGTGGCGGCTGATACGCTCTACCAAGCGAGCGCTTGGTTTACTACTTTCGCCGGAGGCGCGATGACGTCCCTACGGATCAGCCTGGGATACGAACTGGAGGTCCGCGGGCGGACCCGCGAGGTGGAGCAGC is drawn from Nonomuraea muscovyensis and contains these coding sequences:
- a CDS encoding class I SAM-dependent methyltransferase, with amino-acid sequence MKEHTQLKEFWESRLQSDWTESGVGYKQLGRAFNIWMYRVRAEGFRREVATLGLDLRDARVLDVGSGTGFYVRRWQELGAKSILGCDLTEAAVRRLRDRFPSAHFLQLDIADPRGALDPASFDVVSAMDMLFHITDDSRYRAALRSIGEAVRPGGVFVLSENFLHRPEQRGDHQVNHTLPWITAALDEAGFDVVRRVPMLVLMNAQVDAHPVWRKLWGGLLRAVTLTEVTGWLAGALLYPLERRLVRALRESPTTELMICRRR
- a CDS encoding proline--tRNA ligase, coding for MLLRMSSLFLRTLRDDPADAEVPSHKLLVRAGYVRRVAPGIYSWLPLGKMVLENVARIVRQEMDRMGGQEVLFPALLPREYYEATGRWTEYGDTLFRLKDRKGADYLLGPTHEELFTDMVKGEYSSYKDYPVTLYQIQTKYRDEARPRAGILRGREFLMKDSYSFDLDDDGLKRSYEQHRETYIRTFDRLGITYKIVFATSGAMGGSASEEFLAPTPTGEDTFVACHSCGYAANAEAVTTTPPPARELEGQEAVRVLDTPDTPTIDTLVSYVNEHHGLSITAADTLKNVVVKVSTPGSDKVETLVIGVPGDREVDFKRLEASLAPGEPAIFEAEDFAKHPGLVRGYIGPQVLGDLGIRYLVDPRVVTGSSWVTGANEPGKHAAHVVAGRDFVPDGTIEAAEVRTGDPCPRCAAPLSIDRGIEIGHIFQLGRKYADAAGLDALGPDGKPIRITMGSYGVGVSRAVAVIAEQRHDQLGLVWPREVAPADVHIVGTGKENQVEAALELGAELESRGVRVLVDDRAGVSPGVKFKDAELLGLPTIVVVGRGLSQGVVELRDRVTGEKSEIPLAEAADRIVAATA
- a CDS encoding acyl-CoA dehydrogenase family protein, with amino-acid sequence MTVTDELRDVVRSFLSGRPGAPWAAFAGELGVAGLAVPEEYGGAGCGAREVAAVAEELGRTLSPHPFLQTAVLAVEALRAGGDEAAMARLLPALASGEVTATVLLPGEAELRLRDGLLTGSAPYALEGELVLAYAGGLLVEAAPTRRVPYRTMDESRPLAGLSFDRVPVRPAGSGAAWERVRDLGIAALAAEQVGGAARCLEMATGHARSRHQFGRPIGSFQAIKHKLADLLLLVESAHSAALAAAEPGDELATYAAIAGSYCSEAYLAAAGENIQVHGGIGVTWEHPAHRYFKRATSDAQLFGPPRAHRVRLEARVL